In the Clostridia bacterium genome, CGACGAGGAATCCCCTTCCTCTTCCGCACGGCTGCTTTCGGCGGGGGATCCTTCGCCCTGCGGGCTCAGGATGACAGAAGGAGCAGGCGCGTCTGCGGGCGCGGGCGCGTCTTCGTTCGCGCCATCCGCCGCGGGCGCGGCGTCGCTGTCGGCGTCGCTGTCATTCCGAGGAGCCGAAGGCGACGAGGAATCCCCATCCTCTTCCGCACGGTTGCTTTCGGCGGGGGATCCTTCGCCCTGCGGGCTCAGGATGACAGAAGGCGCAGGCGACAACCCCTCCGCCGCCTCGGATGCCACCTCCCCTTGCACAGGGGAGGCCTGTTCGGGCGCGGGCTCCCGCTCTTCTTCATTCAAATACAGCTTTTTCAGTTCGTTCAGCTCATCCGTAGCGTCCACCCCCTCAAACGACTATGAACGCGTCGGGGATGACGCGCGGATTTCCGCCGATGCCGGCGCTTTCGGTGATATATTCGCCGTTGTAATAGAGTATCGAGGACATGCCGCCGTCGAGGTTGGCGGCGTTGACCGCGCCGTAGCGCATAAGCACGGAGATGACGTCGTTCAGCGTAGCGCCGAGACTGCTTGCGCGGCGGCCTTCAAGCGCGAGGAAGATGACGGTGCCGTCGGCGCGCTGGCCGATCGCGCTGCGCGGATTGAGTCCGCTGCCGAGCCCCTTTATCATTATCGGCTCGCCGTTGACTATAAGCGACGGGCCGAAGCAGACCGCGTCGCGTATGCCGCTGTCGAGCGCCTTCTTCGCGGTCATCAAGCCGGTGAAAAGCACGTTGTTGTTATCGAAGCCGATGACCTCGTATTTCTCGTTCAGGTTGCCGTAGAGCATCTTGCCGCCGCTGATGACCAGCCCGACGGGGAGACCGCCGGTTCCCATGCCGTCGGGGTCGTAGAACCAGCCGCCGTTGATGCCGGCTATCGCTCCGTTCTCCTCCGCCATCTGCTTGACGCTCTTGCCGCTGGCGGTCTCGCTGAATTCGCCGCGCACGGCGACCTTCACGCGC is a window encoding:
- a CDS encoding phosphodiester glycosidase family protein; translated protein: MEETKEKKKHPVRKIVLRSLLCFFTAVILVLAGGLGGLAILLRGPSPTARDLFVVSMAETSMGIIFPKIFCSDEEIEAIKAANTVVPTDETVDPSLVHTDIDKQQEPIVIEEVSGSTYKGKIMLIADPSRVKVAVRGEFSETASGKSVKQMAEENGAIAGINGGWFYDPDGMGTGGLPVGLVISGGKMLYGNLNEKYEVIGFDNNNVLFTGLMTAKKALDSGIRDAVCFGPSLIVNGEPIMIKGLGSGLNPRSAIGQRADGTVIFLALEGRRASSLGATLNDVISVLMRYGAVNAANLDGGMSSILYYNGEYITESAGIGGNPRVIPDAFIVV